The proteins below are encoded in one region of Heliangelus exortis chromosome 22, bHelExo1.hap1, whole genome shotgun sequence:
- the LOC139806386 gene encoding ectonucleoside triphosphate diphosphohydrolase 2-like isoform X1 encodes MSWPELLAPWLVIAAGLGGILLLCVSTKDVPVTPPGDKYGIVLAAGPSHTILFLYQWAPSKGNKTGVIRDWSSCPVPGLGVSNYSDSPQKVGKSLEPCLNWAQKEIPAEQHSQTPLYLGATSSTRQQNFQGAQILSSPDKDALNWVAVNYVLENFFKYDWRGQLVPSGQGMAGVLAVGGTSTQLTAKMEEENPDQAPREGVRLELYGQSHQVHTQHCPCHGTHQLRSSLLSRLIQDQRSAGVVSNPCWPLTYSQEVQWQSVHGGPCALTQDPLDIPGPQEVFNISGSSNPSSCLSLVQNLLSHSPPCSFLSNSPSNGSKPLQTRFLVMSEAMDFIRAAVPSPELAQAVERLCGMSAKELVKESQRSLETLADYCLVSAFLFQLSAKGYTLDLDGAAWTAFQRKMGDTSSGWTLGYLLSVTNTLPQDSPTFLKGIEPGVWSLLLILFVVLLTGSFLLISCRVVGKGDRDSSSARNSTGCDDN; translated from the exons TATGGCATCGTGCTGGCTGCTGGCCCATCCCACACCATCCTCTTCCTCTACCAGTGGGCCCCCAGCAAAGGGAACAAGACTGGGGTGATCAGGGACTGGAGCTCCTGTCCTGTGCCAG GTCTAGGAGTCTCCAACTACTCAGACTCTCCTCAGAAGGTAGGGAAGAGCCTGGAGCCATGTTTGAACTGGGCCCAGAAAGAgatcccagcagagcagcacagccaaACCCCCCTCTACCTGGGAGCAACCTCCAGCACGAGGCAGCAGAA CTTCCAGGGGGCACAGATCCTCTCCAGCCCAGACAAGGATGCACTCAACTGGGTTGCTGTTAACTACGTCCTGGAGAACTTCTTCAAG TACGACTGGAGAGGACAACTGGTGCCCTCTGGGCAGGGGATGGCAGGAGTCCTGGCTGTGGGAGGAACCTCAACACAGCTGACTGCCAAGATGGAAGAAGAGAACCCTGACCAGGCACCCAGAGAGGGGGTGAGGCTGGAGCTGTATGGGCAGAGCCACCAGGTgcacacccagcactgcccctgcCATGGCACCCACCAGCTCCgcagctccctgctctccaggctcATCCAG GACCAAAGAAGTGCTGGAGTTGTCTCTAATCCCTGCTGGCCCCTCACCTACTCCCAGGAAGTGCAGTGGCAATCAGTGCATGGGGGACCCTGTGCTCTCACTCAGGACCCACTGGACATCCCTGGCCCTCAAGAAGTCTTCAACATCAGTGGCTCCAgcaaccccagctcctgcctcagcCTTGTACAGAACCTGCTCAGCcattcccctccctgcagcttccTCAGCAATTCCCCCAGCAATGGTTCCAAGCCCCTCCAGACCAGGTTCCTG gtGATGTCTGAGGCCATGGACTTCATCAGAGCAGCCGTGCCCTCCCCTGAGCTGGCTCAGGCAGTGGAGAGACTCTGTGGGATGTCTGCCAAAGAG CTGGTCAAGGAGTCCCAGAGAAGCCTGGAGACACTTGCTGATTACTGCCTGGTGTCTGCATTCCTCTTCCAGCTCAGTGCAAAGGGATACACCTTGGACTTGGATGGGGCTGCTTGGACTGCATTCCAGAGGAAG ATGGGTGACACATCATCTGGCTGGACCCTGGGGTACCTGCTGAGTGTCACCAACACCCTCCCCCAGGACAGCCCGACCTTCCTCAAGGGGATTGAGCCCGGGGTCTGGTCCTTGCTCCTCATCCTCTTCGTGGTGCTGCTCACTGGCTCCTTCCTGCTCATCTCCTGCCgggtggtggggaagggggacagggacagctcCAGTGCCAGGAACAGCACTGGCTGTGATGACAACTGA
- the LOC139806386 gene encoding ectonucleoside triphosphate diphosphohydrolase 2-like isoform X2 → MSWPELLAPWLVIAAGLGGILLLCVSTKDVPVTPPGDKYGIVLAAGPSHTILFLYQWAPSKGNKTGVIRDWSSCPVPGLGVSNYSDSPQKVGKSLEPCLNWAQKEIPAEQHSQTPLYLGATSSTRQQNLTQPTLSDGLPAALESSPFSFQGAQILSSPDKDALNWVAVNYVLENFFKYDWRGQLVPSGQGMAGVLAVGGTSTQLTAKMEEENPDQAPREGVRLELYGQSHQVHTQHCPCHGTHQLRSSLLSRLIQDQRSAGVVSNPCWPLTYSQEVQWQSVHGGPCALTQDPLDIPGPQEVFNISGSSNPSSCLSLVQNLLSHSPPCSFLSNSPSNGSKPLQTRFLVMSEAMDFIRAAVPSPELAQAVERLCGMSAKELVKESQRSLETLADYCLVSAFLFQLSAKGYTLDLDGAAWTAFQRKMGDTSSGWTLGYLLSVTNTLPQDSPTFLKGIEPGVWSLLLILFVVLLTGSFLLISCRVVGKGDRDSSSARNSTGCDDN, encoded by the exons TATGGCATCGTGCTGGCTGCTGGCCCATCCCACACCATCCTCTTCCTCTACCAGTGGGCCCCCAGCAAAGGGAACAAGACTGGGGTGATCAGGGACTGGAGCTCCTGTCCTGTGCCAG GTCTAGGAGTCTCCAACTACTCAGACTCTCCTCAGAAGGTAGGGAAGAGCCTGGAGCCATGTTTGAACTGGGCCCAGAAAGAgatcccagcagagcagcacagccaaACCCCCCTCTACCTGGGAGCAACCTCCAGCACGAGGCAGCAGAA CCTCACCCAGCCCACCCTCTCTGATGGtctcccagcagccctggaatCATCCCCCTTCAGCTTCCAGGGGGCACAGATCCTCTCCAGCCCAGACAAGGATGCACTCAACTGGGTTGCTGTTAACTACGTCCTGGAGAACTTCTTCAAG TACGACTGGAGAGGACAACTGGTGCCCTCTGGGCAGGGGATGGCAGGAGTCCTGGCTGTGGGAGGAACCTCAACACAGCTGACTGCCAAGATGGAAGAAGAGAACCCTGACCAGGCACCCAGAGAGGGGGTGAGGCTGGAGCTGTATGGGCAGAGCCACCAGGTgcacacccagcactgcccctgcCATGGCACCCACCAGCTCCgcagctccctgctctccaggctcATCCAG GACCAAAGAAGTGCTGGAGTTGTCTCTAATCCCTGCTGGCCCCTCACCTACTCCCAGGAAGTGCAGTGGCAATCAGTGCATGGGGGACCCTGTGCTCTCACTCAGGACCCACTGGACATCCCTGGCCCTCAAGAAGTCTTCAACATCAGTGGCTCCAgcaaccccagctcctgcctcagcCTTGTACAGAACCTGCTCAGCcattcccctccctgcagcttccTCAGCAATTCCCCCAGCAATGGTTCCAAGCCCCTCCAGACCAGGTTCCTG gtGATGTCTGAGGCCATGGACTTCATCAGAGCAGCCGTGCCCTCCCCTGAGCTGGCTCAGGCAGTGGAGAGACTCTGTGGGATGTCTGCCAAAGAG CTGGTCAAGGAGTCCCAGAGAAGCCTGGAGACACTTGCTGATTACTGCCTGGTGTCTGCATTCCTCTTCCAGCTCAGTGCAAAGGGATACACCTTGGACTTGGATGGGGCTGCTTGGACTGCATTCCAGAGGAAG ATGGGTGACACATCATCTGGCTGGACCCTGGGGTACCTGCTGAGTGTCACCAACACCCTCCCCCAGGACAGCCCGACCTTCCTCAAGGGGATTGAGCCCGGGGTCTGGTCCTTGCTCCTCATCCTCTTCGTGGTGCTGCTCACTGGCTCCTTCCTGCTCATCTCCTGCCgggtggtggggaagggggacagggacagctcCAGTGCCAGGAACAGCACTGGCTGTGATGACAACTGA
- the TUBB4B gene encoding tubulin beta-4B chain, with protein MREIVHLQAGQCGNQIGAKFWEVISDEHGIDPTGTYHGDSDLQLERINVYYNEATGGKYVPRAVLVDLEPGTMDSVRSGPFGQIFRPDNFVFGQSGAGNNWAKGHYTEGAELVDAVLDVVRKEAESCDCLQGFQLTHSLGGGTGSGMGTLLISKIREEYPDRIMNTFSVVPSPKVSDTVVEPYNATLSVHQLVENTDETYCIDNEALYDICFRTLKLTTPTYGDLNHLVSATMSGVTTCLRFPGQLNADLRKLAVNMVPFPRLHFFMPGFAPLTSRGSQQYRALTVPELTQQMFDAKNMMAACDPRHGRYLTVAAVFRGRMSMKEVDEQMLNVQNKNSSYFVEWIPNNVKTAVCDIPPRGLKMSATFIGNSTAIQELFKRISEQFTAMFRRKAFLHWYTGEGMDEMEFTEAESNMNDLVSEYQQYQDATAEEEGEFEEEAEEEAE; from the exons ATGAGGGAGATCGTGCACCTGCAGGCCGGGCAGTGCGGAAACCAGATCGGGGCCAAG TTCTGGGAGGTGATCAGCGACGAACATGGCATCGACCCAACCGGTACTTACCACGGAGACAGCGACCTGCAGCTGGAGCGCATCAATGTCTACTACAACGAGGCCACAG GTGGCAAATACGTGCCCCGCGCCGTGCTGGTGGATCTAGAGCCCGGCACCATGGACTCGGTGCGTTCGGGGCCCTTCGGCCAGATATTCAGGCCAGACAACTTCGTGTTCG GTCAGAGCGGAGCAGGAAACAACTGGGCAAAGGGCCATTATACAGAAGGTGCTGAACTAGTTGATGCCGTGTTAGATGTTGTAAGAAAGGAGGCAGAAAGCTGTGATTGTCTCCAGGGCTTTCAGCTTACTCACTCCCTAGGTGGGGGTACGGGCTCTGGCATGGGTACCCTCCTCATCAGCAAAATCCGTGAAGAGTACCCTGACCGAATTATGAATACTTTCAGTGTTGTCCCCTCCCCTAAAGTCTCAGACACTGTAGTAGAGCCCTACAACGCCACGCTCTCGGTGCACCAGCTCGTAGAGAACACAGATGAAACCTACTGTATTGATAACGAAGCCCTGTATGACATATGCTTCAGAACACTGAAGTTAACCACCCCAACCTACGGTGATCTGAACCATTTGGTGTCGGCAACCATGAGCGGTGTCACCACCTGCCTGCGGTTCCCGGGCCAGCTCAATGCCGACCTGAGGAAGCTGGCAGTCAACATGGTTCCTTTCCCCCGTTTGCACTTTTTCATGCCCGGTTTCGCCCCTCTGACGAGCCGTGGCAGCCAGCAGTACCGGGCCCTGACGGTGCCGGAGCTGACCCAGCAGATGTTTGATGCTAAGAACATGATGGCTGCCTGCGACCCCCGTCACGGCCGCTACCTGACGGTGGCCGCCGTCTTCAGGGGCCGCATGTCCATGAAAGAGGTGGACGAGCAGATGCTGAACGTCCAGAACAAAAACAGCAGCTATTTTGTGGAATGGATTCCTAATAACGTTAAAACAGCCGTCTGTGACATTCCACCTCGTGGCCTGAAAATGTCTGCCACCTTCATTGGCAACAGCACCGCCATCCAGGAGCTGTTCAAACGCATTTCCGAGCAGTTCACGGCCATGTTCCGCAGGAAGGCTTTCCTGCACTGGTACACGGGGGAGGGCATGGACGAGATGGAGTTCACAGAGGCTGAGAGCAACATGAACGACCTGGTGTCTGAGTACCAGCAGTACCAGGACGccacagctgaggaggagggggagtttgaggaggaggctgaggaagagGCAGAGTAA
- the CIMIP2A gene encoding ciliary microtubule inner protein 2A has protein sequence MAAHRENSIFPASPYHIPGYEGFIPQYSNCFGETFGKTTHRLLTDPEVVRSPHPLLAPLHKLRFIEDFSGGNPDVQGHLPGRPGYFPYEKPGNVPNVPGLTLGPKPPQLGSRPAEEELLLMLHRDRAPEDHPGEYVPGPRLPQGYHLRASCYPSSEGSVPGTIWTWGQDQSRGPGQLSKRAVKMEGVRLPEGAEARDGKEEDQVLRLDVPRRIQQKVISGYAGFIPRLTWIHGVNYLQSVKEAMAEFDHYQFLQRNPSSSFGKRYPQTYWPGHRIYTSAGLIPFYTGFVPELRHIYALTFGNSTRKAHQKEKRRRARAL, from the exons ATGGCAGCCCACAGGGAAAACAGCATCTTCCCAGCCAGTCCCTACCACATCCCTGG CTATGAGGGCTTCATCCCCCAGTACAGCAACTGCTTCGGAGAAACCTTTGGGAAAACCACCCACCGCCTGCTGACAGACCCCGAGGTGGTGAGGAGCCCCCACCCCCTGCTGGCACCACTGCACAAACTGAGATTCATTGAGGATTTCAGTGGGGGGAATCCTGATGTCCAGGGTCACCTGCCAGGACGCCCAG GGTATTTTCCCTATGAGAAACCTGGGAATGTGCCAAATGTTCCTGGGCTGACCCTGGGGCCAAAACCTCCCCAGCTGGGGTCGAGgccagcagaggaggagctgctgctgatgctgcacAGGGACCGTGCCCCCGAGGACCACCCTGGGGAATACGTCCCAGGACCACGACTGCCCCAGGGATACCACCTGAGGGCTTCCTGCTATCCCAGCTCCGAAGGGAGCGTTCCTGGGACAATCTGGACCTGGGGACAAGATCAAAGCAGAGGACCTGGGCAGCTGAGCAAAAGg gCTGTGAAAATGGAAGGTGTGAGGCTGCCAGAAGGGGCTGAAgccagggatgggaaggaagaggatCAGGTACTGAGACTGGATGTGCCCCGGAGAATCCAACAGAAAGTCATCTCAG GTTATGCTGGATTCATCCCACGCCTCACCTGGATCCATGGGGTGAATTATCTCCAGAGTGTGAAGGAAGCCATGGCGGAATTTGACCACTACCAG tttttgcAGAGAAACCCATCCAGCAGCTTTGGCAAGAGATATCCCCAAACCTACTGGCCAGGCCACAGGATTTACACCAGTGCTGGGCTGATCCCTTTCTACACAGGCTTTGTACCAG aactCCGCCACATCTACGCTCTGACTTTTGGGAACAGCACCCGGAAAGCTCaccagaaggaaaagaggagacgAGCTCGTGCACTGTGA